The following are encoded together in the Archocentrus centrarchus isolate MPI-CPG fArcCen1 chromosome 23, fArcCen1, whole genome shotgun sequence genome:
- the lum gene encoding lumican, whose amino-acid sequence MFPLRVPILAVLVTLSLCQYYDYDYQPVPVLGPSGPNCNQECDCPVNFPSAMYCDNRKLKFVPIVPTGIKYLYLQNNLIEEIKAGVFDNVTDTLRWLILDNNQITNAKVSKGTIDKLTALEKLFFSYNNLIEPIIPPSKALEELRLTDNKLSKFPAGLLSDKENLTSIHLQHNELTSDAITGAFKGLKKLLSLDVSYNKLKKLPAGVPSSLGMLYADHNAIESIGAGYLNKLPALQYLRVSHNKLVDSGIPAGVFNVTSLLELDLSFNKLQSIPEVNEQLEQLYLQANEITKFDLSSFCKFMGPLNYSRLKHLRLDGNNITHSSMPPDSVNCLRQASDIMFE is encoded by the exons ATGTTTCCTCTCCGCGTACCCATCTTGGCTGTGCTGGTCACACTGTCCCTTTGTCAGTATTATGACTATGATTACCAACCCGTTCCAGTGCTGGGGCCATCAGGGCCCAACTGCAATCAAGAGTGTGATTGCCCAGTCAATTTCCCCAGTGCCATGTATTGTGACAACCGCAAACTCAAATTTGTTCCAATAGTTCCAACAGGGATCAAGTATCTGTACCTCCAGAACAATCTGATAGAAGAGATCAAGGCAGGAGTGTTTGATAATGTTACTGATACACTGCGCTGGCTGATACTTGACAATAACCAGATCACTAATGCTAAAGTATCAAAGGGCACAATCGACAAACTCACAGCTCTGGAGAAGTTGTTCTTCAGCTACAACAACCTTATAGAGCCAATCATTCCTCCCTCAAAGGCCCTTGAAGAGCTGAGACTTACAGACAACAAGCTGTCCAAGTTCCCCGCTGGGCTCTTGTCTGACAAGGAGAATTTGACATCCATCCACCTTCAGCACAATGAGCTAACCTCTGATGCCATCACAGGGGCTTTCAAAGGGCTGAAGAAGCTGCTGTCATTGGATGTAAGCTACAACAAGCTGAAGAAGCTGCCAGCTGGTGTCCCCAGTTCACTAGGAATGCTCTATGCTGACCACAATGCCATTGAAAGCATTGGAGCAGGCTACCTAAACAAGCTGCCTGCACTTCAGTACTTGAGAGTCTCACACAACAAGCTGGTGGACTCAGGGATCCCTGCTGGAGTGTTCAATGTGACGTCACTGTTGGAGCTGGACCTCTCTTTCAACAAACTGCAGTCCATCCCTGAGGTCAACGAACAGTTGGAGCAACTCTACCTTCAGGCAAATGAAATCACCA AGTTTGACCTGTCAAGCTTCTGCAAGTTCATGGGACCCCTGAACTATTCACGTCTCAAGCATCTGCGTCTTGATGGAAACAACATCACACACAGCAGCATGCCCCCTGATTCTGTCAACTGCCTGCGCCAAGCCTCAGATATCATGTTCGAGTAA